From a region of the Castanea sativa cultivar Marrone di Chiusa Pesio chromosome 10, ASM4071231v1 genome:
- the LOC142612234 gene encoding uncharacterized protein LOC142612234: MARIDNPIIGFSEEDALRLHHPHDDALVVNIRAGDYNMHRVLVDNGSSADILYYPAFQQMGISRERLVPTNAPLVCFGGTRVYPLGVVTLSVTVGDYPQQITKDVVFLVVDCSSAYNAILGRTTLNAWKAITSTYHLMIKFPTEYGVGKLHGNQVAVRECYMAMMEMDDHLQTMNIEE; this comes from the coding sequence ATGGCGCGAATTGATAATCCGATCATTGGGTTTTCGGAAGAGGATGCATTACGCCTTCACCATCCACATGACGATGCGCTTGTCGTCAACATACGTGCAGGAGACTACAATATGCATCGGGTTTTGGTTGATAACGGAAGCTCGGCTGATATTCTCTACTAtcccgcattccaacaaatgggGATTAGTAGAGAACGACTGGTTCCAACAAACGCTCCACTCGTCTGCTTCGGAGGGACAAGAGTCTACCCTCTTGGCGTTGTCACACTGTCTGTAACGGTGGGAGATTACCCCCAGCAGATCACTAAGGATGTGGTTTTTCTTGTGGTCGACTGTTCATCGGCCTACAATGCTATCCTTGGACGAACAACCCTAAATGCATGGAAAGCTATAACCTCGACTTACCATTTGATGATCAAGTTCCCAACCGAGTATGGAGTTGGAAAGCTGCACGGAAATCAGGTAGCCGTGCGTGAATGCTAcatggccatgatggagatggacgacCACCTACAAACGATGAACATCGAGGAATAG